A part of Emys orbicularis isolate rEmyOrb1 chromosome 13, rEmyOrb1.hap1, whole genome shotgun sequence genomic DNA contains:
- the LOC135888236 gene encoding CMRF35-like molecule 5: MRIFSVLLWILFPGCWAVTGVTGPGAVRGPPGGSVAVRCRYQSGYEDYPKFWCQEGVWGCSNWHHIVETDGSEAEVTRGRVSIRDNHTQRVFTVTLENLTRADSGTYQCGVERPGLLNLWASVEVTVSSAVPSPSLTARTPHATKQPDLPPPTKAESSFSPTAHTTPARFQPIVICFLLLMLLKGLLFLCIVCAVIWMSVRYRRSHREMVPDRQAQELPLC; this comes from the exons ATGAGGATTTTCTCTGTTTTGCTTTGGATTCTTTTCCCAG GCTGCTGGGCGGTGACGGGTGTGACGGGCCCCGGGGCAGTGCGCGGCCCCCCGGGCGGGTCGGTGGCTGTGCGGTGCCGGTACCAGAGCGGCTATGAGGATTATCCGAAGTTCTGGTGCCAGGAAGGAGTTTGGGGCTGTTCCAACTGGCATCACATCGTTGAGACCGATGGGTCGGAGGCGGAGGTGACGCGGGGCAGAGTCTCCATCCGAGACAATCACACCCAGCGCGTGTTCACTGTGACCCTGGAGAACCTGACACGGGCAGACTCCGGCACGTACCAGTGCGGGGTAGAGAGGCCTGGGCTTCTTAATCTCTGGGCCTCTGTGGAAGTCACCGTCTCCTCAG CTGTTCCTTCCCCAAGTCTTACTGCAAGGACACCACATGCAACAAAGCAGCCAGATTTGCCTCCTCCAACAAAGGCTGAATCCAGTTTCTCCCCTACGGCACACACCACTCCTGCACG ATTCCAACCCATCGTCATCTGTTTCCTGCTCCTGATGTTATTGAAGGGTCTCCTCTTCCTGTGCATAGTCTGTGCTGTAATCTGGATGAGCGTACGCTACAGGAGGAGCCACAGGGAGATGGTGCCAGACAGACAAG CTCAGGAACTGCCTCTCTGCTAG